The sequence below is a genomic window from Polaribacter vadi.
ACTTACATCTCTAGAGTACAAAAAAAAGAATAATAATTAAGAAAAAGGGTAATTATTAAAAGGGATTAAACAAATTTAATTATCTTTCGTCATCAATTTTTTAAGCAAAAGTTAGTTAGAATTAATAAGATTCGTATTTTTGCCTCGATTAAAATTTTAAAAACAAACAAAATTATGTCAGACATTGCATCAAGAGTAAAAGCTATTATCGTAGATAAATTAGGAGTAGACGATAATGAAGTAACAACAGAAGCTAGCTTCACAAACGATTTAGGAGCAGATTCTTTAGATACTGTTGAACTTATTATGGAGTTCGAAAAAGAATTCGATATTCAAATTCCAGACGATCAAGCCGAAAATATCGGAACAGTTGGTCAGGCAGTTAGCTATATAGAAGAAGCAAAAAAGTAATATTTATATGCAGTTAAAACGAGTTGTAGTCACTGGACTTGGCGCATTAACGCCAATTGGTAATAATATTGAACAATATTGGAACGCTTTAATTAACGGAGTTAGTGGAGCAGCGCCTATCACTTATTTTGATGCTGCCAAGTTCAAAACTCGTTTTGCATGTGAATTAAAGGGTTTTACAGCAACTGACTTTATAGACAGGAAAGAAGCACGTAAAATGGATAGATTTACACAGTATGCTATGGTTGCTTCAGATGAAGCAATTTTAGATGCTGGTTTAGATTTAGACAAAATTAACAAATTTCGCGTTGGCGTAATTTGGGGAGCAGGAATTGGTGGTTTAGAAACGTTCCAAAACGAAGCTATGAATTTTCAGGCTGGTGATGGAACTCCTAGATTTAATCCTTTCTTTATCCCAAAAATGATTGCAGATATTGCTCCAGGAAATATTTCCATTAAAAATGGATTTATGGGGCCAAATTATACAACTGTTTCTGCATGTGCGTCTTCTGCAAATGCAATGATAGATGCTTTAAACTACATTAGACTTGGACACTGTGATGTAATTGTAACTGGTGGCTCTGAAGCTGCTATTGCTTTTGCTGGTGTTGGAGGGTTTAATGCAATGCATGCTTTATCTACAAGAAATGAAAGTCCAGAAACTGCCTCAAGACCTTTTGATGCAGAACGTGATGGTTTTGTTTTAGGTGAAGGTGCAGGCGCTATTATTTTAGAAGAATACGAACATGCCAAAGCAAGAGGAGCAACTATTTATGCAGAGGTAATTGGAGGAGGAATGTCTTCTGATGCGTATCATATGACAGCTCCACATCCAGAAGGTTTGGGTGTAATTGCAGTAATGAAAAACTGTTTAGAAAATTCAGGAATTCAACCAGAAGATGTAGATCATATTAATACACATGGTACTTCTACACCTTTAGGTGATGTTGCAGAATTAAAAGCAATTTCAGCTGTTTTTGGTGAACATGCTAAAAACATCAACATTAATTCTACAAAATCTATGACAGGGCATTTATTAGGTGCAGCTGGTGCTATAGAATCCATTGCTGTTATTTTGGCAATGAAACATGGCATAGTTCCACCAACAATAAACCATACTGTTGCAGATGAAAATATTAATCCAGCTTTAAATCTTACACTTAATAAAGCTCAAAAAAGAGACATTAATGTTGCTATGAGCAACACGTTTGGTTTTGGTGGGCATAATGCTTGTGTAGCCTTTAAGAAACTAGAGGAATAATATATGAACTTTATTCGTAAAATAGTTAACACTAAATCTATAGAAGATAAAGAGTTATATAACGAATTAAAGAAATTACTTAATTTTTCTCCAAGAAGTATTAATAAATATAAAAAGGCATTTACACATAGATCTGTGCAAATGTTAGATGAAGATGGGAATCCTATAAATTATGAACGCTTAGAGTTTTTAGGAGATTCTATTTTAGGTTCTGTTATTGCTGCTTATTTATACAAAAAGGTTCCTACAGGTTCAGAAGGATATTTAACACAAATGCGCTCTAAAATTGTAAGCAGAGAGCATTTAAATGAATTAGGGAAAGATTTAGATTTAATTCGTTTTATAAATAGTAATGTAGATGAAGCCAATGTTGGCGATAATATTCATGGTAATATTTTCGAAGCATTAGTAGGAGCTATTTATTTAGATAAAGGATATAATTTTTCTCAAAAATTTATTTTTGAAAATGTAATTGATCCTTATGTTGATATTGAAAAACTAGAAGGAAAGATAACAAGCTACAAAGGTTTAATTATAGAATGGTGCCAAAAGCAAAAGAAAAAATATAAGTTTGATACCTATGAAGATTCTGGGAATGAACCTATAAAACATTTTAGTGTTAAGGTAAGTATAGATGGTGAGCAAGTTGCAAAAGGCAGAGCAACATCAAAAAAAAAGGCAGAAGAACAAGCTTCCAAAAGAGTTTATTATGCGTTTCAAAGTCAAATTTCAGCTGACTAACTACGATAACGTTTTCGTGAATATCCTCAAAAATCTCATAAACTATTAGTAAATTAGCACTCCCTTAAAAGGATAAAAAGCTAATTTCTGTTTATGCAAATTCATTCATTAGGTTTAGATAGTTTATGTGAAGACGAATACTCTTTAATAGGAATTCATACTACATTAGAAGATTATAAACTAGCCTATTTACTGAATAAAATTTTAGGAACTAGTTTTTCTAAATCTAAAAAAGATTTACATATCGAGGAGTTGTCAAAAAAAACAGCTTTCTCATTATACAATTACTCAAATTTAGAATATGAATTTGAATGGTTTTTAATAGCAAATAGTTCGAAAAGAGAAAATCAAACAGAATCTAATGAGCTATTATTAACAACAGAAACAAAAACATATTTAATACCAGAAAAGAAAAAAGTTGATTTCTTTATTAAAATTTCTGGAAACGTATCCTATAGTTTTGTTGTAAAAACAATCGATAAAATTAAAACGATAGATCAAGTAATTACCTCTTATTCAATTGATAAAAATACATTAAAGTCTAAAGACTTTTTAATAATTTAAAAATATGCCACATAATAATAAAACAAAAATAGTTGCAACCTTAGGACCAGCAACTGATACAAAAGAAATTTTAACAGAGTTAGCTAAAAACGGAGTGAATGTTTTTAGAATCAATTTTTCTCATGCAGATTATGAAGATGTTAAAAACAAAGTAAAAATCATTAGAGAAATTAATGAAGAAAATGGTTTTAATATTGCCATTTTAGCAGATTTACAAGGGCCAAAACTTCGTGTTGGAGTTATGGAAGATGGAGTTGTTTTAAATGACGGAGATACCTTTAAATTTACAACTGAAAAGTGTATTGGTACAAAAGAAAAAGCTTTTATGACCTACAAACGTTTTCCTAAAGATGTAAAAGTAGGAGAACATATTTTGGTTGATGATGGTAAATTAATGTTTGAAGTTGCTTCTACCAACAAAAAAGACGAAGTAATTGTAAATGTAATTGTTGGTGGTGCTTTAAAATCTAAAAAAGGTGTAAACTTACCAAACACAGCAATTTCTTTACCAGCTTTAACAAAGAAAGATAAAGAAGATGCCATTTTTGCATTAGGTTTAAATGTAGATTGGATGGCTTTATCTTTTGTAAGAACTCCAGAAGATTTAAGAATGTTACGTGATTTAATTGCAGAACATTCAGAATACAGAGTGCCAATTATTGCAAAAATAGAAAAGCCAGAGGCTGTTAAAAATTTAGATGCATTAATTCCTTATTGTGATGCCTTAATGGTAGCTCGTGGAGATTTAGGTGTAGAAATACCTATGCAAGATGTGCCTTTAATTCAGAAAAAATTAGTTAGAAGAGCAAAAAGAGCAAGAATTCCTGTAATTATTGCAACACAAATGATGGAAACTATGATTGAAAACTCTGTACCAACAAGAGCAGAGGTTAATGATGTTGCCAATTCTATTATGGATGGTGCAGATGCAGTAATGCTTTCTGGAGAAACTTCTGTTGGGAAACACCCAATTAGAGTGATTCAGAAAATGTCTGAAATTATTAGAAGTGTAGAAAATTCTAGAATGATAAAAGTGCCACAAGAAGCACCTCATATTAGAACGAATAGATTTATCACAAAATCAATTTGTCATCATGCAGCAATGATGTCAAATCATACAGATGCATCAGCAATTTGTACATTAACAAACAGTGGTTATACAGCATTTCAAATTTCTGCTTGGAGACCAAGAACACACGTTTTAGCATTCTCTACTGATAAAAGAATCTTAGGGAAACTAAACCTTCTTTGGGGTGTAAGAGCTTTTTATTATGATAAAAATCTAACGACAGATGATACTGTAGAAGATATCAATCAAATAGCAAAAGACAAAGGTTTTGTAAAAACTGGCGATATTGTAATTAACCTTGCATCTATGCCAGCAGAAGCAAAAGGAATGGTAAATACATTACGTGTTTCTGAAATTGGATAAATAATTTTTTTCAATATATAAAAAAGCATTCTGATTTTTCAGAATGCTTTTTTAGTTTATAAGTGTTTAATAAATTTATTATAACTCCAATTTCTTGCTGATAATAATAGCATCATTCGTTACAAAAGGCATTGGCATCATTTCTTCTGATCTTGCGTTTATCGAAAAATTTGGATTTGTTAATAAATCATAAGAAACTTCATTTAAGATAAAATCTAATTTTTCGTCTTTGTTTACCATAAAGGATAGTGTAACATCTTCATCAGCATTTCCTAAAGTATAGACCAAGAAAGTTCCTGTTTTGGTGCTGTAATTTTTGCCTTTTAAAACCAAAGCATCATTTACTTTAAATTGTTTAAGCGTTATTTTATTTTTAGTAATAAACTCTAATTTATTTACTTTTCTATTGGGAGTTACAACAAGCTCTAAAAAACGATTTTCGCCAATAATAGTATCTAAATCAACACTAATATCTGAAGATGGAATGTTTTTAAAATCAGTTTTTTTATGATACGTAAAACGTGTATTGTATTTACTTTTTGTTTCTGCATTTGCAATACTTCCCTTTATAGAGGTATCATCAAAAATTTGTTTTGTGTATGTATCTAAAGTGGTATTATAGGTGCCAAAATAAGCTGTTTTATCATCTGAATTTTGAATGTAAACAATACTATTTGGTTTTTTGTTATCAACAGAGAAACCACTTGTGTAGCTTGCATAACCGAGGAAAATAATAGCAAAAACACCCGTTAACTTTAATAACCATGTTGTTTTTTTCTGATAAAATACAGGAATCATCAATCCAAAAATTAAAGCGATTAAAACACCACTAATTACTAGGTTTTTAAGTCCTAAACCAACAGGGAACATTTGTATTAAAGGAGCAAAAATATAAATAGTTGGTATAAATAATAGGGTTGATAAAATTCGTTTAGAACGATGTTCTAAATTCATAAAAACGCCAATTGCAAAGATTAATAACGCTGTAAAAACAGGAATTATTAAAAAACCAGCACCTTTAAAATCTTCCAAAATTAAAAAGTTGATGAGTAACCAAACGAAAATTGGTGCAACTATTAAATCTATAATTTTTTCTTGTTTTCTAAAATAGCTGTAGGTTTTTAAAAGAATCCAAAGATTTAAGAAAACAAAGGCGATAATATATACATGACCATTATAAGTAAAACCATGCAACATGTCTTGATATTGTGGATGAATTATTTCTAATAATTTCCAACCATAAAAAGAAATTGCACCACATAAAATGATTGAAACTAAAAACGGAATAAATCCTTTTAAAACACCTTTTATAGTAATTTTATTTAGTGAAATACCAAAAAAAAGTAACATTAGAAAAATAATTCCAGCAGTAATTAGCATTGGTGTAACATAAGAAAATGGGTACGTTAACATTTTTATAAATGGAAAATTAACGTAGACATAATCAACATCAGAGTTTAAATTTGTTAAATCAGAATTTGCAAAATAATTAAGCGAAGTCGTTAAATAATCTGCCTGATGTAACAAGGTTTCTCTATCTAAACGTTCGTAAGAATCTTGTGCTGTATGATAATCGAAATGATCATCAATAAAAGCAAAATTAAAACCGTTAATGTTGGCATCTTGTCTAAAAACGGTTAAATCTGTGTCATTTGGCAAGCGTTTATAAATGCTATACATTAAAGAATTTGCCACAGGAAAATTGGGTTTTGCAGCTAAAAATTCTGATAATAATTTACTGTTTTTTCCATTGGTTTCCATCAACATATAACTTGGGCCTCCACTTCCTCTAGCTTCAAAATTTAAAACCAAACCAATGTCTTTTGTCCAAGAATGTTCATCCACAAAAGCTTGTGCACCAAGTAAACCTAATTCTTCAGCATCAGAAATAAGAATAATGATATCATTTTTTGGAGTTTCGTTTTTCGCTAAATACGCTCTTATTCCTTCTAAAATTGTTACAACTCCAGAGCCAGCATCACTTGCACCCACAGAAGAATGTGGGTTTGAATCATAATGTGTAAGCAGCAATAAAGCTTTACTATTTTCAGAACCTTTAATTCTTGCTAAAATATTTTCGGCTGTAGTTCCAGCAATCCATTTTTTATTGATGGCAGTTTGTGTCTGAATTTCAGTTTCTAATCCCATTTTTTGCAATTCTGCAACAATGTAATCTTGTACTTTTTTATGGTTTTCAGAACCTACAAAATGTGCTTTTTCGCTAATATTTTTTAAATGAAATAATGCATTATCTAAAGAGAAATCTGTTTTTAAAGTTGATTTTTCTTTCGGTAAAGCAGGTTTTAAATCAGAAAAACTCCAAGAAATAACGCCCAAAATAATCAGGACAGATAAGATAAAAGATACTCTTTTCATTTGGGTTTTAAGTTTTTATAAATGTACTAAATAAAAAAAACTTTTTATAAATGTAAAACGAATGATAAAATTCTGTAAATTTAAGTCAATTTAAAATCAACTATTATGGGTATAAAGAGCTTTCAAGGAAAACGAGATTCATCACAAGAAAAAACGGTGGAACAAATTTTAGTCTCAGATTATATGACTAAGAAATTGATCACTTTTAAACCAGATGATTCTTTAGATCATGTTATAAACTTGTTGATAAAGCATAAAATTTCTGGTGGGCCTGTTGTAAATGACAAAAATGAATTGATTGGTATTATTTCTGAAACGGATTGTATTAAACATATTTCTGAAAGAAAATATTACAATATGCCTGCTGATATGAACAATACTGTTGGCAAATACATGGTTACAGATGTAGATACAATTGATAAAGATATGAATATTTTTGATGCTGCTTTTAAATTTATTTCATCACATAGAAGAAGATTTCCTGTAATTGAAAATGGAAAATTAATTGGACAATTAAGCCAAAAAGATGTCTTAAAAGCTGCTATTAAAGTGAAAGGAAATACTTGGAAATAAGAATTGGAATAACGAAGGTTGCTTGGATTTTAAAGTATTATTTTTCTTTTCTAATTAGTAAGAACATTTCATTTTCTAGGGCTAAATATCCTTCATTATAAACATAAAAATAAGTGTTTCCAGTTTTTGTAGTA
It includes:
- a CDS encoding acyl carrier protein, with the translated sequence MSDIASRVKAIIVDKLGVDDNEVTTEASFTNDLGADSLDTVELIMEFEKEFDIQIPDDQAENIGTVGQAVSYIEEAKK
- the fabF gene encoding beta-ketoacyl-ACP synthase II; translated protein: MQLKRVVVTGLGALTPIGNNIEQYWNALINGVSGAAPITYFDAAKFKTRFACELKGFTATDFIDRKEARKMDRFTQYAMVASDEAILDAGLDLDKINKFRVGVIWGAGIGGLETFQNEAMNFQAGDGTPRFNPFFIPKMIADIAPGNISIKNGFMGPNYTTVSACASSANAMIDALNYIRLGHCDVIVTGGSEAAIAFAGVGGFNAMHALSTRNESPETASRPFDAERDGFVLGEGAGAIILEEYEHAKARGATIYAEVIGGGMSSDAYHMTAPHPEGLGVIAVMKNCLENSGIQPEDVDHINTHGTSTPLGDVAELKAISAVFGEHAKNININSTKSMTGHLLGAAGAIESIAVILAMKHGIVPPTINHTVADENINPALNLTLNKAQKRDINVAMSNTFGFGGHNACVAFKKLEE
- the rnc gene encoding ribonuclease III — encoded protein: MNFIRKIVNTKSIEDKELYNELKKLLNFSPRSINKYKKAFTHRSVQMLDEDGNPINYERLEFLGDSILGSVIAAYLYKKVPTGSEGYLTQMRSKIVSREHLNELGKDLDLIRFINSNVDEANVGDNIHGNIFEALVGAIYLDKGYNFSQKFIFENVIDPYVDIEKLEGKITSYKGLIIEWCQKQKKKYKFDTYEDSGNEPIKHFSVKVSIDGEQVAKGRATSKKKAEEQASKRVYYAFQSQISAD
- a CDS encoding IPExxxVDY family protein, with the translated sequence MQIHSLGLDSLCEDEYSLIGIHTTLEDYKLAYLLNKILGTSFSKSKKDLHIEELSKKTAFSLYNYSNLEYEFEWFLIANSSKRENQTESNELLLTTETKTYLIPEKKKVDFFIKISGNVSYSFVVKTIDKIKTIDQVITSYSIDKNTLKSKDFLII
- the pyk gene encoding pyruvate kinase, with the translated sequence MPHNNKTKIVATLGPATDTKEILTELAKNGVNVFRINFSHADYEDVKNKVKIIREINEENGFNIAILADLQGPKLRVGVMEDGVVLNDGDTFKFTTEKCIGTKEKAFMTYKRFPKDVKVGEHILVDDGKLMFEVASTNKKDEVIVNVIVGGALKSKKGVNLPNTAISLPALTKKDKEDAIFALGLNVDWMALSFVRTPEDLRMLRDLIAEHSEYRVPIIAKIEKPEAVKNLDALIPYCDALMVARGDLGVEIPMQDVPLIQKKLVRRAKRARIPVIIATQMMETMIENSVPTRAEVNDVANSIMDGADAVMLSGETSVGKHPIRVIQKMSEIIRSVENSRMIKVPQEAPHIRTNRFITKSICHHAAMMSNHTDASAICTLTNSGYTAFQISAWRPRTHVLAFSTDKRILGKLNLLWGVRAFYYDKNLTTDDTVEDINQIAKDKGFVKTGDIVINLASMPAEAKGMVNTLRVSEIG
- a CDS encoding M28 family peptidase is translated as MKRVSFILSVLIILGVISWSFSDLKPALPKEKSTLKTDFSLDNALFHLKNISEKAHFVGSENHKKVQDYIVAELQKMGLETEIQTQTAINKKWIAGTTAENILARIKGSENSKALLLLTHYDSNPHSSVGASDAGSGVVTILEGIRAYLAKNETPKNDIIILISDAEELGLLGAQAFVDEHSWTKDIGLVLNFEARGSGGPSYMLMETNGKNSKLLSEFLAAKPNFPVANSLMYSIYKRLPNDTDLTVFRQDANINGFNFAFIDDHFDYHTAQDSYERLDRETLLHQADYLTTSLNYFANSDLTNLNSDVDYVYVNFPFIKMLTYPFSYVTPMLITAGIIFLMLLFFGISLNKITIKGVLKGFIPFLVSIILCGAISFYGWKLLEIIHPQYQDMLHGFTYNGHVYIIAFVFLNLWILLKTYSYFRKQEKIIDLIVAPIFVWLLINFLILEDFKGAGFLIIPVFTALLIFAIGVFMNLEHRSKRILSTLLFIPTIYIFAPLIQMFPVGLGLKNLVISGVLIALIFGLMIPVFYQKKTTWLLKLTGVFAIIFLGYASYTSGFSVDNKKPNSIVYIQNSDDKTAYFGTYNTTLDTYTKQIFDDTSIKGSIANAETKSKYNTRFTYHKKTDFKNIPSSDISVDLDTIIGENRFLELVVTPNRKVNKLEFITKNKITLKQFKVNDALVLKGKNYSTKTGTFLVYTLGNADEDVTLSFMVNKDEKLDFILNEVSYDLLTNPNFSINARSEEMMPMPFVTNDAIIISKKLEL
- a CDS encoding CBS domain-containing protein → MGIKSFQGKRDSSQEKTVEQILVSDYMTKKLITFKPDDSLDHVINLLIKHKISGGPVVNDKNELIGIISETDCIKHISERKYYNMPADMNNTVGKYMVTDVDTIDKDMNIFDAAFKFISSHRRRFPVIENGKLIGQLSQKDVLKAAIKVKGNTWK